CTGGACGCTCCGTCCCATCAAAGATCACTTCTCCAACCTCTGGAAAGCGTTCTAAAAATTCCTCCATACTCCGCACCTTACGCTCTGGTAGTGCCTGTTTGTGCCCTAAAGCTTGCTCCAGAACGGGCAGTAGACCATGAACCCAGTCCCAAGCACAGGAACGGTCAAAACCAAACAACACGCTCATTAAGTCGAAGGTGGGATAGCATTTGCAGTACAACAAAATGTAAAACAACTTGTCGCAACTGCTTCGTAAGGTTGCTTTTCGTCCTCCTCCAGGGGCACGTTTACGCTCACCCTCGGGTTTCATCTGACTTTGCCAATACGCCTCACTAAAGCTGGGCAGGAGTTCCTCAAATGCTCTACGATTGAGTCCTGTCATTGCCCGCATCAAGCGGTCATCCTGAAGAATGCGTTCTAGGTTCAGCATGGGTAGAGCGGTTTGCAACTGCCAATTATTATCCCTTATTTCCCAACAGGTCTAAAGATTAAGAAGTCTTGGGGCCATAAAGCGCAAGGTGAAACCCTCGCCCCTCCTTCAGAGCAATATCAGATTCTGGAATCGATCGATGCTGAAGCAAGGTAAATTAATCCAAAATGGCTAACTCAAAATTAAAAACAAGAAAAGAATAAAATTTGTTCTCAAACCAGGTTCACATCAAGCGCGCTTTGAAATCTCTGTAATCACAAAATAACCTAAATGAGTGATTGAGTTTTCTGGTGAATTCCTGATATTTTAGTCGCAGAGATGATAAATTCCAAGTCAAACTTTCTGTCCTTGGGATTATTTTAGTGGAAAATTTAAATGGCTTGAAATTATCTAAAAGCTGCTCCGATTAAGAGAGGCAGTGACTTAATCTAGTGATTAAAAAAGCTACTAACTGTTGAAGTAAAGGGAGAGTTTAGTCTTCTCTCTGATTTCTATCTAGGTTTTCCTGCTACAATTAGTCCCCATTTTAATCACGTTGGCAATCATGTTCAAGGGTGGAAACTCAGGCTGGTCAAGGAATTTAGTGGATTTTGATTTTAATAGAACTGAGATAAGTCTATAGGGGTATTGAAATTATATTTTTAAGATTTTTAATTTTTTCTTGATAACTCTCATAGAGAGAAATACTTTAAACTAAAGTTCAAATTTCTAACATTCTTCTAATTTGTTATGGCATCTACTCCAGACATTCTTGATCCATTAATGTTGCTCGAAGATGGATTGTTGACTGCTCCAGATTTACTTGCTTCGGCGATCGCGCCCCTGGCAACCGGGCCTCAGCCAGTTGATTTAGTAGGTAAATCTTTTGACATTTTCCCTGGCGCTTTTCCCAACGTTGCTAATGCCGGTGGTACAGTTACTCTTAACTATCAATTTCAAAATAGTGGAGATTTAGCTGCTGGGCCTTTTAAGGTTTCCTTCTACCTGTCTAAAAACAACAATACGATTTCGACATCCGACTATTTCTTGGATTCGGTAACCATTGTGGGTCTATCCGGAACCACGATCGGGGTTATCAATACCATTACTTTGAAGTTGCCGGGAATTAATGATGCCTTTTGGACAGGCGATGGTAACTATTACATTGGAATGGTGATTGATCCTGACAATCAAATTTCTGAGAGTAATGAAGCCAACAACGCTAGCGTTGGGCGAGAAATTGACTACGACATCATCACAGTTAATAATACCCAGCGATCGAATTTGAAGGGTAAGTCTTTTGATGTGCGTCCCGAGCCATTGGTGGCAGGGGGCAGGTTCAACTTGAATTTCGATGTTCAGAACCTGGGGGGTGCGACAGGTCGACCTTTCGATGTGTCATTTTACCTGTCGACTGATGCTATCATCAGTGCAACAGATTTTTTCCTGGACAAAGTAACATTAAGCGCGTTGGCTGGTGGCAGTAGTACGGGGCCGTTATTCCTCACTAAAGACTTAATCCTACCGAGTGTAAACGATCCCTTCTGGATAGGGGATAGAACCTATTATGTTGGCATGATCGTCGATTCGGGTAATGTAGTCCTAGAAACCAACGAACTGGATAATAGCAATCAGGGCTTGTTGGTTGACTACGATGATGTGTTAATCCAAAACACTCAACTACCAAACTTGAAGGGTAAGTCTTTTGATGTGCGTCCTGAGCCGTTAACCGCAGGGGGCAGGTTCAACTTTGATTTTGAAGTGCAGAACTTGGGAGGGGCAACTGGTGGGTCTTTCGAGGTGTCCTTCTACCTATCCACCAATAACATCATCAGTACCGCAGACTACTTCCTAACGAAGACGACGCTGAGTGCACTTCCGGCCAATGGCAGCACTGGCAAGTTATTCCTAACGCAGGACCTAACATTGCCCGGTCTGAACGATCCCTTCTGGACAGGGGATGGCACCTATTACATCGGCATGATTGTCGATTCGGGTAATACTATTCTGGAAACCAATGAATCGGACAACAGTAACTTAGGATTGTTGGTTGATTACGATGATGTGGTAATCAACACAACGAGTTTACTAGGAACCCGGATCAATGATGATCTAGTCGGAACACCCGGAAATGACATCATCTCCGGTTTACGCGGGGATGACGATCTCTTTGGTAATGGCGGAAATGACACGCTGTTTGGCGATCGAGGTGATGACAATCTGTTTGGTGGCATTGGTGATGACTGGCTAGATGGTGGCGCAGGGGATGATTGGTTGTGGGGCGTCAATGTGAACGACACGAGTCCCGGCTCCGGTGAGATTGATACGCTGATTGGTGGTTTTGGTGCAGATGAGTTTTATCTAGGCAGTGAAACTAAGGTGTTTTATAGTTCTCCCGTTCTAGAGGATTACGCGAAGATTGTAGATTTTGATCCGACGGAAGATACGATCGTGCTGAATGGTAGTGCAGCGAATTATACGTTGCAAAGAACATCGGGTTCGCTACCTACAGGATTGGGAATTTATCGGAGTAGTGAATTGATTGGAATTATTCAGGGTGCATCAACGTTGAGTTTAACGGGTAGCTATTTTGCATACTTCTAGGGATGACGACGGTGGTTGATATCCCTGGCTTGTGATATCCCTGGCTGATGACTTGTTGTGAGCTTGGGATGGTTAGATTTGTTCCCGCTACGGTTCCCTCATGCCCTGGCCTTGGGTGTTG
Above is a window of Alkalinema sp. FACHB-956 DNA encoding:
- a CDS encoding CARDB domain-containing protein encodes the protein MASTPDILDPLMLLEDGLLTAPDLLASAIAPLATGPQPVDLVGKSFDIFPGAFPNVANAGGTVTLNYQFQNSGDLAAGPFKVSFYLSKNNNTISTSDYFLDSVTIVGLSGTTIGVINTITLKLPGINDAFWTGDGNYYIGMVIDPDNQISESNEANNASVGREIDYDIITVNNTQRSNLKGKSFDVRPEPLVAGGRFNLNFDVQNLGGATGRPFDVSFYLSTDAIISATDFFLDKVTLSALAGGSSTGPLFLTKDLILPSVNDPFWIGDRTYYVGMIVDSGNVVLETNELDNSNQGLLVDYDDVLIQNTQLPNLKGKSFDVRPEPLTAGGRFNFDFEVQNLGGATGGSFEVSFYLSTNNIISTADYFLTKTTLSALPANGSTGKLFLTQDLTLPGLNDPFWTGDGTYYIGMIVDSGNTILETNESDNSNLGLLVDYDDVVINTTSLLGTRINDDLVGTPGNDIISGLRGDDDLFGNGGNDTLFGDRGDDNLFGGIGDDWLDGGAGDDWLWGVNVNDTSPGSGEIDTLIGGFGADEFYLGSETKVFYSSPVLEDYAKIVDFDPTEDTIVLNGSAANYTLQRTSGSLPTGLGIYRSSELIGIIQGASTLSLTGSYFAYF